The sequence AAGCGGCTGATTGCGCGCATCAAGACGATTCTGCATGAGCGCCGCTTGGCCGAGGAGAAGGAGGGCTAACATGGCGCGAGAGCGTCGGAAACGCCTGGAAGGCGTTGTGGTAAGCGACAAAATGGACAAGACCGTGGTTGTGCTGGTCGAGCGCCTGGTGCGCCACCCGATTTACGGGAAGCAGGTGCGCCGCTCCAAGAAATACCATGCGCACGACGAGCGCAACGAAGTGCGTGTTGGTGACCGCGTCGAAATCGTTGAGTCGCGTCCCATCAGCAAGACGAAGCGCTGGGTGGTGACGAAGATTCTTGAACGTGCGGAGCAGTAGCCATGATTCAACAAGAATCGCGATTAGTAGTGGCCGATAACACCGGTGCCCGCGAGTTGTTGTGCATCCGCGTGCTTGGCGGGAGCAAACGCCGCTATGCGCGTGTTGGCGATGTGATTGTCGCTAGTGTGAAAGATGCGCAGCCGGGCGGTTCGGTGAAGAAGGGGGACGTTGTGCGCGCTGTTGTGGTGCGCACCAAGAAGGAGTACGGCCGCCCCGACGGCACGTACATCCGCTTTGATGACAATGCAGCGGTGATTCTGGACAACCAGGGCAATCCCAAGGGAACCCGTATTTTTGGCCCCGTGGCGCGTGAATTGCGCGAAAAGGGCTTCATGCGGATTGTTTCCCTCGCGCCCGAGGTTCTGTAAAGGCCGTGGGCCTTCCCGTACCGTAGGAGGCGAGGAAAGATGAAAATCAAGAAGGGCGACATTGTTGAAGTGATTACCGGTAAAGACGCCGGCAAGCGCGGCGAAGTGCAGCGCGTCGTGCGCGGCAAGTTCAAGTATGGCCGCAAGAAGGGGCAAAAGGACCCCAACCACGATCGCGTGGTGGTGGCTGGCGTCAATCTGGTGGTGAAGCATCAACGCCCGCAGCCGGGGGTTCAGCAGGCTGGGCGTATCACGGTGGAAGCGCCGATTCATCACAGCAATGTGATGCTGGTTTGCCCGAACTGCGACAAACCCACGCGGGTGAAGATTGATCGTTCCGAAGGCAAGAAAATCCGCATTTGCAAGAAATGCGGGAAACCAATTGACAAGTAGGCAAACGTGGGGCTGAGCGCCCTGCACAACTTCGGGGCGTCGTTCAAAAGAGGAGCGGCGGTCTCGAAAGGGTGAGGTGAGACATGGCAGCACGACTCGAACAAATCTATAAAGAACGTGTGGTGCCTGCGTTGATGGAAGAGTTCAAGTACAAAAACATCATGCAGGTGCCACGCATCGAAAAAGTTGTGGTGAACATCGGGCTGGGTGAAGCGTTGCAAAACGCCAAGGCGCTTGAATACGCCGTGGAAGACCTGGCAACGATTACCGGCCAGCGGCCTGTCATCACGCGCGCGAAGAAGAGCATTGCGAACTTCCGTTTGCGCGCTGGGCAGCCAATTGGTGTGAAGGTGACACTGCGTGGCGAGCGCATGTGGTCGTTCCTGGATCGTCTCATGAATGTGGCGTTGCCGCGCCAGCGCGACTTCCGCGGTGTGTCGCCGGATTCGTTCGATGGGCATGGCAACTACACGTTGGGTTTGCGTGAACAGTTGGTCTTCCCCGAAATTGACTACGACAAGATTGACAAAATTCGGGGCATGGAAATCACCATTGTGACGACCGCAGAGACGGACGAAGAAGGCCGGCGCTTGTTGGCGTTGTTGGGGATGCCCTTCCGCCAGCGCCGGGCGGCTCGCTAAAAAAGGAGTGGAACCGTGGCTAAGAAATCAATGATTGCGCGCGAAAAACGACGGAAGTATCGTGTGCAGGTGCGCAACCGCTGTGAGCGGTGTGGGCGCCCGCGTGCGTACATTCGTCGGTTCCGCCTGTGCCGTATTTGCTTCCGCGAACTCGCTTTGCGTGGTGAGATTCCGGGAGTGAAGAAGGCTTCGTGGTAAGCGCGGAAAATCGGTAGCAGGAGTGAGATTATGACCGTTACGGACCCGATTGCCGATATGCTGACGCGTATCCGCAATGCGCAGATGGCGCGCCATCGCTATGTGGATGTGCCGACGAGCAAGATGAAGCACGCCATTGCGCAGATTTTGGCGGATGAAGGGTATATCGAACGCGTCGAAGTGATCGAGGCCAAGCCGCGCAACTTGTTGCGCCTGTGGCTGAAGTACGATGAGAACAAGAAGCCCGCTATTACGAACTTGAAGCGGGTGAGCAAGCCTGGCCGCCGCATCTACGCCGGTAAGCGCGAAATTCCGTGGGTGCTGAGCGGGATTGGTATCGCCATCCTCAGCACCTCGCGCGGGATTATGACGGATCGTCAAGCGCGCCGGTTGGGTGTGGGTGGCGAAGTGCTCTGCTACGTCTGGTAAGGAAACGCCGGGGCGGCGACGACCGCCGGTGAGATTTTGACGAGTTGGAGGGACACGAATGTCACGCATTGGGAGAATGCCCGTGCCGGTCCCGGCTGGTGTGACGGTGGATATCCAGGGGAACACGATCACGGTCAAAGGCCCGAAAGGGCAGTTGTCCTACACGTTCCACCCGGATATGCAGGTGTCGCTGGAAGATGGGCGGATTGTTGTCCGCCGTCCGAGCGATGAACGTCAACACCGGGCTTTGCACGGCCTGACGCGTGCACTCATCAACAACATGGTGGTGGGTGTCTCGCAAGGCTACAAGAAGGATTTGATTCTGGAAGGGACCGGCTATCGCGCGGATCTCAAAGGTACAACGCTGGTCTTGAACGTGGGGTACAGCCACCCGGTGGAAATTGAAGCGCCGGAAGGCATTACCTTCGAAGTAGACCGCTCAGGCAAGAGCCTGTCGGTCTCGGGGATTGACAAGCAGTTGGTGGGTGAAATTGCGGCGCGCATTCGCCGTGTG is a genomic window of Ardenticatena maritima containing:
- the rpsQ gene encoding 30S ribosomal protein S17 — encoded protein: MARERRKRLEGVVVSDKMDKTVVVLVERLVRHPIYGKQVRRSKKYHAHDERNEVRVGDRVEIVESRPISKTKRWVVTKILERAEQ
- the rplN gene encoding 50S ribosomal protein L14; its protein translation is MIQQESRLVVADNTGARELLCIRVLGGSKRRYARVGDVIVASVKDAQPGGSVKKGDVVRAVVVRTKKEYGRPDGTYIRFDDNAAVILDNQGNPKGTRIFGPVARELREKGFMRIVSLAPEVL
- the rplX gene encoding 50S ribosomal protein L24 — protein: MKIKKGDIVEVITGKDAGKRGEVQRVVRGKFKYGRKKGQKDPNHDRVVVAGVNLVVKHQRPQPGVQQAGRITVEAPIHHSNVMLVCPNCDKPTRVKIDRSEGKKIRICKKCGKPIDK
- the rplE gene encoding 50S ribosomal protein L5, with product MAARLEQIYKERVVPALMEEFKYKNIMQVPRIEKVVVNIGLGEALQNAKALEYAVEDLATITGQRPVITRAKKSIANFRLRAGQPIGVKVTLRGERMWSFLDRLMNVALPRQRDFRGVSPDSFDGHGNYTLGLREQLVFPEIDYDKIDKIRGMEITIVTTAETDEEGRRLLALLGMPFRQRRAAR
- a CDS encoding type Z 30S ribosomal protein S14, whose protein sequence is MAKKSMIAREKRRKYRVQVRNRCERCGRPRAYIRRFRLCRICFRELALRGEIPGVKKASW
- the rpsH gene encoding 30S ribosomal protein S8; protein product: MTVTDPIADMLTRIRNAQMARHRYVDVPTSKMKHAIAQILADEGYIERVEVIEAKPRNLLRLWLKYDENKKPAITNLKRVSKPGRRIYAGKREIPWVLSGIGIAILSTSRGIMTDRQARRLGVGGEVLCYVW
- the rplF gene encoding 50S ribosomal protein L6; protein product: MSRIGRMPVPVPAGVTVDIQGNTITVKGPKGQLSYTFHPDMQVSLEDGRIVVRRPSDERQHRALHGLTRALINNMVVGVSQGYKKDLILEGTGYRADLKGTTLVLNVGYSHPVEIEAPEGITFEVDRSGKSLSVSGIDKQLVGEIAARIRRVRPPEPYKGKGIRYADEVIRRKAGKSGRA